The following are from one region of the Desulfovibrio sp. UIB00 genome:
- a CDS encoding phage tail assembly chaperone, translated as MLYYSAITGGFYSRDVHGDAIPHDAVGITTDEHTSLLAGQAAGQRIVPGADGRPMLADKSAPTEAALAAQVRAQRDRALDDCEWMVTRHRDQTDAGGATTLTAAEYQELLAYRQALRDITAQAGWPGSITWPSKPEWMPEA; from the coding sequence ATGTTGTACTACAGCGCAATTACAGGCGGATTTTACAGCCGCGATGTGCATGGTGACGCGATCCCTCACGACGCCGTGGGGATCACGACTGATGAGCATACCTCCCTGTTGGCCGGGCAGGCGGCAGGGCAGCGCATTGTGCCCGGCGCGGATGGCCGCCCCATGTTGGCCGACAAGTCCGCCCCCACGGAGGCCGCGCTTGCGGCCCAGGTGCGCGCCCAGCGTGACCGTGCTCTCGACGATTGCGAGTGGATGGTGACGCGGCACCGCGACCAGACGGACGCTGGCGGCGCGACAACGCTCACAGCGGCCGAGTATCAGGAGCTGCTGGCCTACCGCCAGGCCCTGCGGGACATTACCGCCCAGGCAGGCTGGCCGGGCAGCATCACGTGGCCGAGCAAGCCGGAGTGGATGCCGGAGGCGTAG
- a CDS encoding Com family DNA-binding transcriptional regulator: MGKEIRCGNCNRLLARGEALALTIKCPRCGCMNHVRATSPDIAGLRAPWSVRVGTSPRPYHPPKISEYQAPQSEHAGYIEGPTGCQGFGSRDAFVALIPCRLARETIIKHHYSHRVVNNSYLHLGVYLEGHTLGVLQFGYALCPARAGKVVEGTVQGQYLELNRMWLDDAAPRNSESRAISQATKYIKRAMPSGAWVQSYADERC; the protein is encoded by the coding sequence ATGGGAAAGGAGATCCGTTGCGGCAACTGTAACCGGCTTCTGGCCAGGGGCGAGGCCCTGGCGCTGACCATCAAATGCCCGCGTTGCGGGTGCATGAATCACGTGAGGGCCACGAGCCCCGACATAGCAGGCCTGCGAGCCCCCTGGAGCGTTCGCGTGGGCACCAGCCCGAGGCCTTACCATCCGCCGAAAATCAGTGAATACCAAGCCCCGCAAAGTGAACATGCGGGGTACATCGAAGGCCCCACCGGGTGCCAGGGGTTCGGGAGCCGCGATGCGTTCGTGGCCCTCATCCCCTGCCGCCTGGCGCGGGAAACCATCATCAAACACCACTATTCGCACCGCGTGGTGAACAACTCCTACCTGCACCTTGGCGTGTACCTGGAAGGCCACACGCTCGGCGTGCTGCAATTCGGGTATGCCCTGTGCCCGGCGCGGGCGGGCAAGGTGGTGGAGGGCACCGTGCAGGGGCAGTACCTGGAGCTGAACCGCATGTGGCTGGATGACGCCGCCCCGCGCAATAGCGAGAGCCGGGCCATCAGCCAGGCCACCAAGTACATCAAGCGGGCCATGCCCTCGGGGGCCTGGGTGCAAAGCTACGCGGACGAGCGGTGCG